A genome region from Tolypothrix sp. PCC 7712 includes the following:
- a CDS encoding ArnT family glycosyltransferase: MLKYQQVDIKNIVIIIATWIVLVILVNPIGDFPLNDDWAYGWSVKTLLETGNFQLSDWTATNLLSQVIWGALFCLPFGFSFTALRLSTLTLGLIGVLTTYGLLREVNTSPKISLLGALIIALNPLYFALSNSFMSDVPSFTFTFVSLYFLIRGLKRESNIEFFLGVLISFISILNRQLGLLILPTFSLAYLIKKGFKIRTFIEAITPTILGIALYISYPRWLQATDRAPILYNFQSHKLVETFSKSFLEIVAIYSKNILLISVYLGLFIFPFLILNFSIQFKNFSLRQKQISLFFSFFIVAIISVYCLAKHQRMPFVGNVIESFGLGPQTINGYSAFLNPNLTLITLISRVWQILTLVSMVGVALLFQCLFLALLQVFNQKTDLNRKWLLMLTISSIILFFLPIAGLKGFWFDRYLIIFLPFLLMLISMAITNYSKNKLTLRAASICLMMLLFYGGFTITATHDYLLWNRVRWQAVNDLMQTSQILPNQINGGFEFKGWYFGNKLEICNPKYHKSSAYTRVNWNDFTCLWGSDNYKYSLSFVPNIGYEIEKKYSFRRWLPWRKEDLYLLRKKTKI, translated from the coding sequence ATGCTTAAGTATCAACAGGTTGATATCAAAAATATTGTAATAATAATTGCTACATGGATTGTCCTAGTCATTCTCGTAAACCCTATCGGGGATTTTCCTCTCAACGATGACTGGGCTTATGGTTGGAGTGTAAAAACTTTACTAGAAACAGGTAATTTTCAACTTTCAGACTGGACTGCGACAAACCTATTATCTCAAGTTATCTGGGGAGCGCTGTTTTGTCTACCTTTTGGTTTTTCATTTACAGCACTTCGACTCTCAACTTTAACTTTAGGATTAATTGGTGTTCTCACCACTTATGGTCTATTGAGAGAAGTTAATACTAGCCCTAAAATTTCTCTGCTTGGAGCACTTATAATTGCTCTAAATCCTTTATATTTTGCGCTCTCTAACTCATTTATGAGTGATGTTCCTTCATTTACATTCACATTTGTATCTTTATATTTTTTAATTAGAGGTCTTAAAAGAGAGTCAAATATTGAATTTTTTTTGGGTGTATTAATTTCTTTTATATCTATTCTTAATCGTCAGTTGGGTTTATTAATTCTTCCAACATTTAGTTTAGCGTACCTGATAAAAAAAGGTTTCAAAATTAGAACCTTTATTGAAGCTATAACTCCAACTATTCTAGGGATAGCTTTGTATATATCCTATCCTCGTTGGTTACAGGCAACAGACCGAGCTCCTATCCTTTACAACTTTCAGAGTCATAAATTAGTAGAGACTTTTTCAAAAAGTTTTTTAGAAATTGTTGCAATTTACTCTAAAAATATATTATTAATCTCAGTATATTTAGGATTATTTATTTTCCCTTTTTTAATTCTTAATTTTTCTATACAATTTAAAAACTTTTCTCTTCGTCAAAAACAAATTAGTCTTTTTTTCAGTTTTTTTATAGTCGCCATAATTTCAGTGTATTGTTTAGCTAAACACCAGCGAATGCCTTTTGTAGGCAATGTTATAGAATCTTTTGGTTTAGGTCCTCAAACAATAAATGGTTATAGCGCTTTCTTAAATCCAAATCTTACTTTAATAACTTTAATTTCTAGAGTTTGGCAGATACTAACATTAGTAAGTATGGTTGGTGTTGCTTTATTGTTTCAGTGCTTATTTTTGGCTCTACTCCAAGTATTTAACCAAAAGACAGACTTAAATCGAAAGTGGCTGTTAATGTTAACTATTTCTAGTATTATTCTATTCTTTTTACCAATTGCTGGATTAAAAGGTTTTTGGTTTGATCGCTACCTCATTATTTTCTTGCCATTTTTATTGATGCTTATTTCAATGGCAATCACAAATTATAGTAAAAATAAGCTTACATTGAGAGCAGCTTCTATCTGCTTAATGATGCTTTTGTTCTATGGCGGATTCACCATCACTGCAACCCATGATTATCTGTTATGGAACCGTGTTAGATGGCAAGCTGTCAACGATTTGATGCAAACATCCCAAATATTGCCCAATCAAATAAACGGCGGATTTGAATTTAAAGGTTGGTATTTTGGGAATAAGCTGGAAATATGCAATCCTAAATATCATAAAAGTTCCGCATATACTAGAGTTAATTGGAATGACTTCACTTGCCTTTGGGGTAGTGATAATTATAAATATAGTCTTTCTTTTGTACCTAATATTGGTTATGAAATAGAGAAAAAATATTCTTTTAGAAGATGGCTGCCTTGGAGGAAAGAAGACCTATATCTTTTACGTAAAAAAACAAAAATTTAA